The following proteins come from a genomic window of Sphaerisporangium rubeum:
- a CDS encoding TauD/TfdA family dioxygenase yields the protein MRETEIARAQEELAARGWALLNDAPFLPHGRPDPEGVLRIATGFGRPSDRDGGREIWTIAPRTTRPGATFSMRAGGAAFHTDAQYHSRPEDVICLFVVRPADDGGDTMLLTERDVVTALRREPAGETALERLAQPVWTWTPPDVFSKAAAAVPPMPVLPGDGTVRWRRDNLGPLRPPQAQAATVFESGLRHAPAVRLCHHPGDVIVIDNRRTLHGRTPFADPERRLLRVRLWADR from the coding sequence ATGCGGGAGACCGAGATCGCACGCGCACAGGAGGAACTGGCGGCCCGCGGCTGGGCCCTGCTGAACGACGCGCCGTTCCTCCCGCACGGCCGGCCCGACCCCGAGGGGGTGCTGCGCATCGCCACGGGGTTCGGCAGACCGTCGGACCGGGACGGCGGACGGGAGATCTGGACGATCGCGCCGCGCACCACCCGGCCGGGAGCCACCTTCTCGATGCGCGCGGGCGGCGCGGCCTTCCACACCGACGCGCAGTACCACAGCAGGCCGGAGGACGTGATCTGCCTGTTCGTGGTGCGGCCCGCCGACGACGGCGGGGACACCATGCTGCTCACCGAGCGCGACGTGGTCACCGCCTTACGCCGCGAACCGGCGGGGGAGACGGCGCTGGAACGCCTCGCGCAGCCCGTCTGGACCTGGACCCCGCCGGACGTCTTCAGCAAGGCCGCCGCGGCCGTCCCGCCGATGCCGGTGCTCCCCGGCGACGGGACGGTGCGGTGGCGCAGGGACAACCTCGGCCCGCTCCGGCCGCCGCAGGCGCAGGCCGCCACCGTGTTCGAGTCCGGGCTGCGCCACGCACCCGCCGTCCGCCTGTGCCACCACCCCGGCGACGTCATCGTCATCGACAACCGGCGCACCCTGCACGGCCGCACCCCCTTCGCCGACCCCGAGCGTCGGCTGCTGCGGGTACGCCTGTGGGCGGACCGATGA